A single genomic interval of Xyrauchen texanus isolate HMW12.3.18 chromosome 8, RBS_HiC_50CHRs, whole genome shotgun sequence harbors:
- the LOC127647871 gene encoding uncharacterized protein LOC127647871 has translation MNTLEIRVAELVQTYPHLYDRSRRDFRDSGMSWNSWKEIAVKLGVDDPKLCRATWKNIRDKFGKAMKRMQCKNAGEVSSTKVPRLFLEMSWLKPYVRHRQTVSNMASDKKVQTDMPSKELGDVLSPCTAPSAGPSSGATSDSDAEEQRSSMFLDDFGEILERSSTAHKAARSSEIISTLSSTPEPPNRRKRKRGKAGETDIKQVLAFLEKDKSDSFDRHAQIVADFMRKLPPRHCAIFKKQLQDVMFDIEMQVLEEQGIKTTQ, from the exons ATGAACACATTGGAGATCAGGGTTGCTGAGCTGGTGCAAACATATCCACACCTGTACGATCGTTCGCGTAGAGACTTTAGGGATTCAGGGATGAGCTGGAACTCATGGAAGGAAATTGCAGTGAAGCTCGGCGTCGATGACCCGAAATTATGCAGAGCAACGTGGAAAAACATCCGAGACAAATTTGGTAAAGCAATGAAAAGGATGCAGTGCAAGAATGCAGGTGAAGTGTCGAGCACGAAAGTTCCCAGGCTGTTCTTGGAGATGTCCTGGCTCAAACCTTATGTTCGGCATCGACAAACTGTGTCCAACATGGCATCTGATAAAAAG GTTCAAACTGATATGCCTTCAAAAGAATTGGGTGATGTATTATCTCCATGCACAGCCCCATCAGCCGGTCCATCCTCTGGTGCAACCAGTGACAGTGATGCAGAGGAGCAGcgctcaagtatgtttttggatGACTTTGGGGAGATACTGGAGAGATCAAGCACAGCACACAAAGCTGCTAGAAGTTCAGAAATTATATCAACCCTGTCCTCAACACCTGAACCACCCAACAGAAGGAAAAGGAAAAGGGGCAAGGCAGGTGAAACAGACATTAAGCAAGTACTCGCTTTCCTGGAGAAGGACAAGTCTGACAGTTTTGATAGGCACGCTCAGATTGTTGCTGATTTCATGCGCAAACTGCCACCACGGCACTGTgccatctttaaaaaacaactacAGGACGTGATGTTTGACATTGAGATGCAGGTGCTGGAAGAACAGGGCATTAAAACAACACAGTAG